The genomic segment GTTCTTTGCCTGAGCGCGACGAGGAGAGCGAGGAGCACGATGAGCGAGCAACGTGACATCATGGCACCGGATGCCGGAACGGCGCCCGAACCGCCGGAGCCCGCGAGCGCGATCCCGGAGGCCGAGCTCAACCGGCTGACCGATGACATCGTCGCGGCGCTGAAGACCGTCTACGACCCGGAGATCCCGGTCGACATCTACGAGCTCGGCCTGATCTACAAGGTCGATATCGACGACGACCGGATGGTGGCGATCGACATGACGCTGACCGCGCCGGGCTGCCCGGTGGCCGGCGAGATGCCGGGCTGGGTGGAGGATGCGGTCTCCACCGTGGATGGCGTGAGCGGGGCGACCGTCAATCTGGTCTTCGATCCGCCATGGGACCCGAGCCGCATGTCGGACGAGGCCAAGGTCGCGCTCAACATGTGGTGAGCGGGGGCGAAAGGGCCTCCCGGCATGCGGGTTGTGCCCTTGCATGCCCGCCACGGCACGCCAGATAATGAGCGAACGCACAGAGCTTTAGCGAGACGAGAGCCGGAGATGACTGCACGCATTCGTCCCAAGCCCAAGGTAATGAACCTCACCGATGCGGCCGCCGCGCGCATTCGCGAGCTGATGTCCAAGGCCGACCGTCCCGTCGCGGGCCTGCGCGTCGGGGTGAAGAAGGGCGGCTGCGCCGGCATGGAATACACGATGGACTATGTCGACGAGGCCGACCCGCGCGACGAGGTGGTCGAGGACAAGGGCGTGACCCTGCTGATCGATCCCGCTGCGATCCTGTTCCTGCTCGGCACCGAGATGGATTTCGAGGTTGGCAAGCTGTCCTCGGGCTTCGTGTTCAACAATCCCAACCAGACATCGGCCTGCGGCTGCGGCGAGTCCGTGGCGATCACGCCGGCCAGTGCCGACGGCTTCCCCGGCACGGCCTGACCTTCGATGCCGGGCCTCAGGGGCCCAGCGCATTTCACGGAAAATGGACGCGGCGTCCGGCCGAGAGCAGGCTGCGTCCGGTTGGACGCAGGTGAGTTGCTCTGACACTTTGAGAGCGACCGACTTTTCTGCACTCGGATGGCCCCCCGAGTGCTGGTCGATCTAGCGGACCGGGCGCTGGAGGAAGGCCGGAATCTGGTCGGGCGGGAGGTTCGCGAAGGGCACGTTGTCGTTCGCGTAGTCCTCGTCCTTCCGGCGCGAGCGCGACCGCGACTTGTCGCGGCCCTGCGGCTTGGCATCCGACCCGGTTCCGGACTTGGAGTCGGACTTGGGCTTGGTGTCGGACTTGGGTTTGGCGTCGGATTTTCTGTCCTCGGCCCTGTTATCCTTCGCCTGGCTCTCGCGGCGTTCGCTTCCGCGCCCGCCACGGCCCTTGCGGCCACGGGGCTTCTCTGCGAGATCCTCCTCGCCCGGCGCCTCGCCGTCCCAGGGGATTTCGCGCCGGATCAGCTTCTCGATGGCCTTGAGGTACTTTGTCTCCTCAGGCGTCACCAGCGTATAGGCGAAGCCTTCCCGTCCGGCACGGCCCGTGCGCCCGATGCGGTGCACATAGTCCTCCGCGTGGGTCGGCACGTCGAAATTGAAGATGTGGCTGACCGCGGGGATATCGAGGCCGCGCGCGGCGACATCGCTGGCGATGAGGAACGTGACCTCGCCGCTGCGGAAGCGCTCGAGCGTGGCAAGCCGGCTGTGCTGGTCCATGTCGCCATGGAGCGCCGCGGCGTTGAAACCGTGCCTCTGGAGCGAGCGTTCCAGCAGCCGGACCGTCACCTTGCGATTGGCGAAGATGATGGCGTTCTTGATCTCGCCCCGGTTCTCGCCCTGCTCGCGCAGGACCCGGCGCAGCGTCTCGCGCTTGTCCTTCGGGTGGCCGGAGGTGAAGACGCAGTGCTGCTCGATGGATGCGGCCGTGGTCGAGGGGCGTGCGACCTCCACCGTTTCCGGCATGTGCAGGAAGGTGGAGGTGAGCCGCTGGATCTCCGCCGGCATGGTCGCGGAGAAGAACAGCGTCTGCCGGGTGATCGGCAGCAGCTTGTAGATCTTCTCGATGTCGGGAATGAAGCCCATGTCGAGCATGCGGTCGGCCTCGTCGACGACGAAGAGCTCCACGCCATGCAGCATGAGCTTGCCGTTCTCCACATGGTCGAGCAGGCGGCCCGGCGTGGCGATGACGACATCGGCCCCGCGGTCGAGCAGGCGGTCCTGCTGTTCGAAGGACACGCCGCCGATGAGCAGGGCGACGGTGGTCTTGGAATTCTTGCCGAGCGTGGAGAAGGCCTCGTGAACCTGCACGGCGAGCTCGCGCGTCGGCTCGAGGATGAGCGCGCGCGGCATCCGGGCGCGCGAGCGGCCCTTCTGGAGCAATGTGAGGATCGGCAGCGTGAAGGCCGCGGTCTTGCCGGAGCCTGTCTGGGCAAGGCCCAGGACGTCGCGCCGTTCGAGCGCAGCGGGAATGGCCTTGGCCTGGATGGGGGTCGGCTCAGTATAGCCTGCGGCCCGGACGGCGTCGAGCACTTTCGGGCTGAGGCCTAGTTGATCGAAATTCATGCGTGGTGCGGCTTAACCGGTTTGCAGGGGCGCCGGTTTATCGGTGACGGGCTCTCGTTAGCCACAAGAGCCCACGGCGCGCGAGCCATGGATCGAATTTGAGGGAAACATAGATATTCTGCGCCATTTGTCAATTTTTCCTTCGCATCTGCACCATCGAATTGCAAAGAACGGTCGTCGCACCCCCGGCGCGGTCGCGCTGCCGGGGGTGGTGCGGCCACCATGGGCGGTCTCCGTCAGCCGGCGGCCTTGGGCTGGAGATCGTCCCCCTCGGCCTTGGCAATGGGGGGCGGGGGCATGGGAGACCTGGCATCGTCGGTGTCGAACTGGAGGGCATCGGCCAGGATGAAACGATCGACGAGGCCGGCAAGAACCGCGCCTGCGAGCGGAGCCGCCCAGAAGACCCAGAGCTGTTGTAGGGCCCAGTCCTCGGCGAAGACGACAGTGGCCGTCGAGCGCGCCGGATTGACCGAGGTGCCCGTGATCGGCAGCGTCCACAGATGCACCGCGGCGAGGGCGAGCCCGGCAGCGACAGGGGCGGCGAAGGCCGGGCTATCGTCGTGCGAGGCACCGAGCACGGCCAGCACGAAGATCGCCGTGGCCACCATTTCCGTGATCGCCGCGCCCTGGAGCCCGTAGCCTGCGGGCGAATGGTTGCCGTAGCCATTGGAGGCGAAAGCCGCCGCCTCGAAGCCCGGAATGGACATGAAGACAGCAAAGAGCATGGCGGTCGCGAGCAGGGCGCCGACGAGCTGGGCGGCCACATAGCCCGCAAGCCATTGCGGGCTCAGCCGGCCTGCGACCCAGGCTCCGAAGCTGACGGCGGGATTGAAATGCGCGCCCGATATGCAGCCGAATGCGGACGACATGGCGAGCATGGTCAGTCCGGCGGCCAGGCTGATGCCGACAATGCCGGCGCTCAGACCGGGAAATGTCGATGCGCCGACGAGTGTGCCGCAAATGACGGATACAAGGGCAAAACTGCCAATGGCTTCGGCCAGCAATCTCTTCTGCATGACGTCTCCTGATCCTTCGGGCCGGCATCCGGTGTGCCGTCCGCCCCCCTTCGTTCATGGAGATCGTATTTTTATACACTCTCATAGATTGTTTCAAATATAATAACACGCAAAAGGATGCTTTGCGATCCGGACAGCCGGGCGAAACGAAAGGGCCCCGCCGGAACCTGTGTCCGCGCGGGGCCTGTCTGGTGCATTGCGCTGTCCGACGGGATCGCCGGACTGATCGGGCGTTTCCATATCGCCCCGGACAACCGGGACATGGAAACGTCAGCATTCATTGTTGGATTGTCAGTCGGATCTCGCCGTCTTCACCCCCGGCCGGCAAGCCGAGGTCCCGAAGACGGCGCCGGTCGCTTCGGCGGCATCATTTTCCTAGACC from the Kaustia mangrovi genome contains:
- the sufA gene encoding Fe-S cluster assembly scaffold SufA, which gives rise to MTARIRPKPKVMNLTDAAAARIRELMSKADRPVAGLRVGVKKGGCAGMEYTMDYVDEADPRDEVVEDKGVTLLIDPAAILFLLGTEMDFEVGKLSSGFVFNNPNQTSACGCGESVAITPASADGFPGTA
- a CDS encoding SUF system Fe-S cluster assembly protein; its protein translation is MAPDAGTAPEPPEPASAIPEAELNRLTDDIVAALKTVYDPEIPVDIYELGLIYKVDIDDDRMVAIDMTLTAPGCPVAGEMPGWVEDAVSTVDGVSGATVNLVFDPPWDPSRMSDEAKVALNMW
- a CDS encoding aquaporin, with product MQKRLLAEAIGSFALVSVICGTLVGASTFPGLSAGIVGISLAAGLTMLAMSSAFGCISGAHFNPAVSFGAWVAGRLSPQWLAGYVAAQLVGALLATAMLFAVFMSIPGFEAAAFASNGYGNHSPAGYGLQGAAITEMVATAIFVLAVLGASHDDSPAFAAPVAAGLALAAVHLWTLPITGTSVNPARSTATVVFAEDWALQQLWVFWAAPLAGAVLAGLVDRFILADALQFDTDDARSPMPPPPIAKAEGDDLQPKAAG
- a CDS encoding DEAD/DEAH box helicase, with the translated sequence MNFDQLGLSPKVLDAVRAAGYTEPTPIQAKAIPAALERRDVLGLAQTGSGKTAAFTLPILTLLQKGRSRARMPRALILEPTRELAVQVHEAFSTLGKNSKTTVALLIGGVSFEQQDRLLDRGADVVIATPGRLLDHVENGKLMLHGVELFVVDEADRMLDMGFIPDIEKIYKLLPITRQTLFFSATMPAEIQRLTSTFLHMPETVEVARPSTTAASIEQHCVFTSGHPKDKRETLRRVLREQGENRGEIKNAIIFANRKVTVRLLERSLQRHGFNAAALHGDMDQHSRLATLERFRSGEVTFLIASDVAARGLDIPAVSHIFNFDVPTHAEDYVHRIGRTGRAGREGFAYTLVTPEETKYLKAIEKLIRREIPWDGEAPGEEDLAEKPRGRKGRGGRGSERRESQAKDNRAEDRKSDAKPKSDTKPKSDSKSGTGSDAKPQGRDKSRSRSRRKDEDYANDNVPFANLPPDQIPAFLQRPVR